A region of the Labeo rohita strain BAU-BD-2019 chromosome 5, IGBB_LRoh.1.0, whole genome shotgun sequence genome:
CTTTGGGAGCCAGTAATGCTTGAGAAGTATTCGGTCCCAGCATTCCCACTGCCATTAACCGCACTGTTATTCAGGTCCTGTTCTGTCTGACTCAGCTTTCGTTTTCCCTCTCCCTGAGTCTTCTTGTTGAATGTCACATTGAGGTTAGGGGCCGCCAGGCTGGCAATCATGTTCTGACAGGCAGTAGAGAGGGCTGCCAGGCAGCTCTGTCCAAAAACATTGTCCTTGCCACTCGTTTTACTAAAATTCCCTAAGGAGAGTCCCCCAAGTTTGCTGACAGAGGAACGCTGGCTGGTGGGAAAGTCTGATTGCGACGTAAAACTCCCCGGTGAGGTGCTCACCCCTTGAGAGGCTCCCTGTCGATTAGAGCCTCCGTAGGGAAAAGAGGACGGACCGCCCACGGGTGGTCCTGAAAAGTCATTAGGGCGCCTTTCGGATGGTGTGTTGGGCAATCCGACACCTGTGCTGGGAGATTGCATCTGTGAAAGGTTCCCCATGCCACTGCTGAACTGTGAGTGGATGTTAGGCGATAGTAAGGGCTGCACGTGGCCCTCCCCTGGTATCCTCATAGGCTCCTGCATGCCCATTCCATTCACACCAGCTCTGAACATCATGCCAGGACCGTTCTGCTGCATTTCAGGAACTCCCACCTCTCCACCTGCGCCCATGCGATGGCCCAGCACATCACCAGGTGGATGCGTCCCGGGAAACCACCCACTCTCCAGAGTCACGTGTGCGTTCCGTCCATCAAAGTTGACCAGCCTCCCACCGTTTTCTCTCTCGAAACTCGACTGAGGCATGCCTCCCCCGTGTCCCAGGGGCCCTTGAGGAACGTCACCGTGATGACCCAGCTGCTGCAGATTGGGTTGTCTCATCCTCTGCTGCTGACTTCGAGAGGCCATTTGCTTGATCATCATTGCTGCGTTTTGTTGCTGCTGCATCGACTGCTGCTCAGGCCCTGTAAGCTGCAGTGACGGGCCTGATGAAAAGCCATCCGTCACAGGAGGGGTGAACTCTCCGGGCAGGCCAGGATAGGCTGCGGGAGAGAGATGATTCTCCATACCGGGAGGGTTATGCATACCGCTGTTCCAACTGCCGCAACGCTCTCCGCCGTGTGCGGCATTGGGAAAATCGAGCCTGGGCCTCttagacatatttaaataagGAGAATCAAAGTGTTGCAGTCTCTGATTGGAAGGCGGCTGAGGAGGGGGCGGCTGCTGTTGCATGTTGAACATGGGCTCACCGTAACTATGCATCCGTCTGTTCTCTGGTCTGTGAATAGAGTATTCAAACTGATTATGCTGGCCAGGCATCATGACGCCACCCTCCTGCATACCGGCATTAGCAGAAGCCGTCTCTGATTGTGGGGGCTGTGGGAGAGATGGTGGGCAAGCGTTCTGTCGGCCAATCAAGCTTGGCTGCTGCTGCATGAGAGGATGCCTGGCACCAGGCTCTATCCCCACTGGTATTTTGCGTCCACCCCCAAAACGTTCAAAGAACACACTGTGCTGGGCCGAGGGCTGCTGCTGTTGAGGGGGGGCGTGGGGGTGCTCTTTAGAGATGCCCTGCATTCCAGGAGCTCGAGACAACCCTGGGTTTCCAGGAAAGCTGGGCCCTGGCACCTGACGGCCAGGCCCAAAATGGGAAAGCTGAGACTCCGATTCGGAGGGGGAGAACACAGACACTTCAAAATGTCCAGATGAGGGCTCATTAGAATAGCTGTAGTCCAGTCCTTCAACACCACCTGGTGGGGGCATTCGTCTGGACTCCAGATTGTGACTTTCTGACGAAGAGGATGAAGAAGGCAGGCCATGGAACGAGGCAGCACGATTAGGTGACTGGTCCAAGGGAAGACATGGGGCAGGGACGGGGTGATTTCCACTGTGGGGTCCGTGGTGCTGAAAATCAGCCATGGAGCCTGTcctttgctgctgctgctgctgggaCTGCTGCTGAGAGAAGCCATCTGCTGACTGCCCCTCAGACAGTGGGTCAAAACCCTCTGCGAATCCTTGCTGGAGCCCCATACTGCTATTATAACCCATCATCCTTCCACTGTGCAAACAAGAGGACCCAGGTTCAGGTCCAAAGTTCCCCCCGAAGTGTTGATGGTGTTGGTGTGAATGTGTTTGAGGGCCGTGAGGATGATTGTGAGGTTGCTGAGAGTTAAAAAATCCATGCATTGAggcctgttgttgttgttggagATTCCCTGCATGCAATTCAGAATTTCCTCGCTGAAATCCACCGTACTGTTCCCCTCCGTTCATGTTAATGTTCATCTCAATCACAGGAGGCTCGTTAAGTGGGCCCATACCAGTCTCGACTGTCCCTTGTGGGCCTCCAGCATGA
Encoded here:
- the mn1b gene encoding transcriptional activator MN1; the encoded protein is MFGLEQFGPQINNRNFGHTEKNFNQPKVSMNPHYKSPGFHAGGPQGTVETGMGPLNEPPVIEMNINMNGGEQYGGFQRGNSELHAGNLQQQQQASMHGFFNSQQPHNHPHGPQTHSHQHHQHFGGNFGPEPGSSCLHSGRMMGYNSSMGLQQGFAEGFDPLSEGQSADGFSQQQSQQQQQQRTGSMADFQHHGPHSGNHPVPAPCLPLDQSPNRAASFHGLPSSSSSSESHNLESRRMPPPGGVEGLDYSYSNEPSSGHFEVSVFSPSESESQLSHFGPGRQVPGPSFPGNPGLSRAPGMQGISKEHPHAPPQQQQPSAQHSVFFERFGGGRKIPVGIEPGARHPLMQQQPSLIGRQNACPPSLPQPPQSETASANAGMQEGGVMMPGQHNQFEYSIHRPENRRMHSYGEPMFNMQQQPPPPQPPSNQRLQHFDSPYLNMSKRPRLDFPNAAHGGERCGSWNSGMHNPPGMENHLSPAAYPGLPGEFTPPVTDGFSSGPSLQLTGPEQQSMQQQQNAAMMIKQMASRSQQQRMRQPNLQQLGHHGDVPQGPLGHGGGMPQSSFERENGGRLVNFDGRNAHVTLESGWFPGTHPPGDVLGHRMGAGGEVGVPEMQQNGPGMMFRAGVNGMGMQEPMRIPGEGHVQPLLSPNIHSQFSSGMGNLSQMQSPSTGVGLPNTPSERRPNDFSGPPVGGPSSFPYGGSNRQGASQGVSTSPGSFTSQSDFPTSQRSSVSKLGGLSLGNFSKTSGKDNVFGQSCLAALSTACQNMIASLAAPNLNVTFNKKTQGEGKRKLSQTEQDLNNSAVNGSGNAGTEYFSSITGSQSGQMPPAGNSNTKPPGQNQTVQGEASTLSPNYNMDTTPCSEGKAATGSGRGRGRRKRDSGHASPGIFFPSDNSNPVVSPGQQVTSAASVGERSTGTPQEKPHTSPSWGKGGDLLLGDQADLMSSLDSGIQSVSKSEVCSPHVEFTDDVSTRYSNEDEVSSSSDAPTSAKASRSPLLGSPKLQRDTGLMGGQKGQGMGLSNHTTSTSDGFGGVGHPGTPGTEQVRTPSSTSGPDEIHPLEILQAQIQLQRQQFSISEEQPVGVKNSKKTSECSGQNADEELASCSPDDGKDSVGTIDLDTLMAEQHATWYVPSDKSLLEDSEEEKSVWEKNKVQGAIKEDGDVSQSKTTGGSGSSGSTGGMGSHLQCLSVHCTDELGETKGRGGPVPSWRSLHSDISNRFGTFVAALT